A stretch of DNA from Montipora capricornis isolate CH-2021 chromosome 1, ASM3666992v2, whole genome shotgun sequence:
CCCAGCTGGATTGACCCTCCGCATTGCTTCTCTTATTCTGCACTGTTGCATTCTCAAACCTCTACTCCTCAGAAATCCAGTCATTCGCCTGTACCCGGTGTTAGGGAACTCTGCTAGGATGTTTTGAATCAGCTGGTTGAGTTCTCCGTTGTCTATGTTTGAGTATGTTAATCTCACACTCAACCCAAATTGGAACAAGCGTCTTTCAACAGTCCGAACACTGACACCTAGCAAAGTTGCAATATCGACGACAGAAAAGCATCTGCCGATCAGAAAATCGAGCTGATCTCTGGGAATTGAATATCTTGGACGTCCACGTTGTCCAGTAAAGGCAGTAGCTGGTgatgaaacaccaaaaatatcCTGACTTGCAAAAAGGCAATCCCGTGCACCCCTAATTAGGTTCACAATTTGTTCATCGATTCCATACAAATGAACAAGACGAGCTATTAAACCATGCAGCCAATCCAGCCTAAAGTGTAAGGCATCCACTGTATTTGGGTCAAGGCCTCCTCCTCTAATTTCCCGAATGATATTAAGTAAAAGCTCTCGCAAGTAACTTAACGCCATCACTCTATCGGCCATCTTGGATCAACACGGTATATTACCTCGACCTGGTGTCTCGTAGTCACCAGGCCAACTCGAGAAAAGTTGTAGCCGAAAATTAGGACTACTGGCAGAAAATTCACCAGAAACGAATCAGAGATGTAAAGTATTCAAAACTAGTCGGAAAATTGAAAAGCTCCCCGAAAACTGACACAACCCGAAAATTCAAATCAACAGAAAGTTCAGGTTATCCGAAAATTTGATTAGAGAAAAATTTCTGAATTCTGTCAGAAAATTGACAAAACCAACATAAAatccaaaacagaaaaaaaatcattacgATGCAAAATGTAACAACACGtcagaaaatcaaaaattgaatTATGACGGTAATCACCCACCAGCTCAAAAATACAAAGATGAGCATGAAGATGAAAATACATCTGAATCAGACTACAATATTATTGCTGGGAAAAAAGCTGCTGAACTAACTTGTAGATATGTTGACTGGTTGCTCTCTACTGTTAACCCACCTGCACCAGATGAGGGTATGCGGGTAAGACCTGATTGTCATCCATCTCAAAAATGTTACCAAGAAATACCAGACTGTGATATTGATGacgatttttgtgatttgcttAACATGGTTCAGCGCCATACTCGCTGTAGTACAAATTATtgcttaagaaaaaaaaagcacttaTTCTGAACCAAAATGCAGATTTAACTTTCCAATGGACCTCTGCCCCAAGACAATGTTAGAGTTTGAACAAATTAAAACCAAAAGTGATGAGGTGCAATATAGAGCAAAAATTGTCACCAAGAGAAATGATTCTCGACTAAATAACAATCAAAGGCTCCAGCTACAGTCTTGGAGAGCAAACTGCAATATTCAAGTAGTCATTGACCGCTATGCTTGTGTAGAATACCTTACAAAGTATGCTGCCAAAGGTGAGCCAAGCACACCTATACTGAAAGCAGCATTCACCACAATTATAAATAATGCTCCAAGTAATAGCAATCCTCacagagtttaaaaaaaatagtaatGAAAACACTTGGTGAACGAGACTATGCTGCGCAAGAAACAATGCACCATTTGCTTTCACTAAAGCTTCACAGCTCAAGCTTCACTGTAATACCAGTTAGCTTAAATGGATCTCGTGGAGTCCAAATATCAgctgaaaaaagacaactttgTTGTAGTCATTCCCTTCTTGATGTCTATGCTAATAGTGCACAATATGATACCCCAGGTATAAATACCAGCTTCTAAGATACAAACCCTGGAAAATAACACAAGATAATGCAGGGGTTTTAATaaaagccggttaccggcggttTACCGCCGCCTGTCAAGCCTCTGACCGCCGTCTATTCACCTTGTAGTTCTAAGATTTCTAGAACTAAACTaataagaaaataaagcaagaaAGCAACGGAAAACAACAGTGTGTAATTCTAAGATTTCTCGAACTACATTTTATAAGTAAATAAAGCAGGGCAGTAACGAAAAACCACGTCAAAAACGAACCATTCTTTCCACCCTTGAAATGCAGGCTGCAGCATTACTTATGACCAGCGGTGCACTAAAAAAAACTGAAGCCTCGATTTCATAAAAAAGCAACATGGCGTCTAGAAAGCGTAAGCTGAACGACACGGATAACATAAATACTGATGTATTTAGGAGGTTTTTCCAAAACTCTGGTAGGAACCAGTCTTCGTCTACAGGTAGGAATAAGAATACAGTATTGGTTGTTTGAATTTTTATGTAAAATAATGATTCGATTGTCGAAGAGTAAAGTAAGAATCCATAGAATGTAATTTTGCTAGTTAGCATTTAAAAACTTTGTGAAACTTTGTACCAGTGATCACATACCCTGCGAGACAGAGCTTACTTTATCTTTGCGTTATTTACCTCGATGGCGTTCCTAAAGAGAAAGTAATCTAATAAAGTTGacataattaacaataaaactCATTGAGGAATTTTAATTCATTCTCTGTAAATGCAGGATGTTCCTTGCCTGACAAACCAGAACCAGAATACTACGTAAAAATACTGAGCTGAAATGAACATATATCAGTTTTCATAGCTAATAAGAACGCtgcagaaatttttgtttgtataTAAATGCTGCTTTTCGCATTAAGAATCGTCCGTTCAGCTTGTCAAAAGTCTTGATATTTTCTTCAGATGACACACTTTCTGAAAGACAAGAGAATCAGCCTGAAATCACGCAACAAACGTTTCCAGAAGAAGTAATGATACCGGAAACCTCTGGTGCCACCCAACTTGATGCTCCCCCTTCCAAAGAAGATACTCCCAAGCTTGATTTCTCATCGAACACAAAGAAGAAAATATCGTTGAAGGCTGggaatgaagaagaagaagctaagTTTTTGAGATCATCATTTGGGCAAGACGCTGTTTTACATAGTTTTCACAAGTGTAAAAGCACTAAGTGCAGTGGTCTTTCTTCCTCTGAGCAAGACCGTTTGGCTAAGAGATCAGATGAGCGATTTAATCATCACTGGATCAATGACAAGATAACCTTCTGCAGCAAGACAGGTTTTAACTGGCTTATTTACGAAGAAGGAAGGGGGATGTTCTGCTATCTTTGTAGAAAACACAACGTTGCTAACACTAAAAATAAAAGTAAGAAGTTTAATGTTGAAGCAGCggtgcgattcaagaaaaaggcCGTAGAGGATCATGCCAATTCGCAGCAGCACAAAGATGCCATTGCAGCAGAACTCTTAAGCAGGGTGTCCACCTTTCATGAGGAGatagaaagaaaggaaaagacgaAAGATGATGTCTATCATAACGCATTCACTGCAATGTATTGGCTAGCAAAGGAAGAAATTGCCAACAAAAAGTTTACGAGTTTGCTtgagttattagaacagcttgGACTTAAAGACATGCGATTCTTTCAGCATCGGTCTGCTGGTTCACTAAGGGAGATGTTTCTGCTACTGGGAAAAGTTGTTCGAGATACAGTGGTGAACACTGTTGCTGACGTAACAAGATTTGGTTTATTGAGTGACGAAGTCAATGATGTTTACGTTCATAAAGTTTGTAAACCCAGCAACGGGTAAACCCAACACCAAGTTCCTTGCTGCCAACGATCTCCTCGAAACATCGACCTCAGCAAATGCAGAGACGATAACCAATGCTATTTTAAAGCAGCTGGAAGAATCAAACATCAATGTTAATAAGCTTGCAAGTTTTTCTAGCGATGGCGCTTCAGTGATGACAGGCAAGACAAACGGTGTTGCCGTAAAATTACGATCTGAAGTAAAACCGCTTATCAACATTCATTGTATCTGTCATAGACTTGCGTTGGCATGTGCTGACGCATGTGATAGCGTTACCTATTTGACACAAGTTGAAAAGATTCTCTATCAACTTTAGTCATTTTTTGACCACTCAGCAAAGAGATCTGCTGCTTACGCAAAAGCGGCGCTAGATGTCAAGTCGTTGAGTCTATCTCGCGAAGGAAACAAGAAGATCAAAACCAGAATTCAGAAGGCTTGCAGAACCCGTTGGCTATCAACTGACAGGGCAATAGAGGGTATATACGAAGATTTTGAAGCTGTAACCACGGTTTTAAAGTATTTTAAAGAAGATGGCGATGCCACAGCAACTGGGCTTCTCAAGCAAATAGGAAACATCAAGTTCGTTGGCATGGTGTACCTTCTACGCGAGGTGCTTCCAGTTCGGTCGCATGTTAGCAGGATTTTTCAGGAAGGGGAAATTCATTAGATGCTATTGCACCAGCACTAGAATATAGCTTTGACAAGCTTAGCGACATTGCATCAGAACTGAAGCACATCTCTCGACTGAAGGAAGACCTTGGACAAAACGGAAGACTCCAGAGGTGCACGTTTCTAGAGCTTACAGCCCACAGCAAAAGTCTAATTA
This window harbors:
- the LOC138048638 gene encoding uncharacterized protein, giving the protein MIPETSGATQLDAPPSKEDTPKLDFSSNTKKKISLKAGNEEEEAKFLRSSFGQDAVLHSFHKCKSTKCSGLSSSEQDRLAKRSDERFNHHWINDKITFCSKTGFNWLIYEEGRGMFCYLCRKHNVANTKNKSKKFNVEAAVRFKKKAVEDHANSQQHKDAIAAELLSRVSTFHEEIERKEKTKDDVYHNAFTAMYWLAKEEIANKKFTSLLELLEQLGLKDMRFFQHRSAGSLREMFLLLGKVVRDTVVNTVADVTRFGLLSDEVNDVYVHKVSKRSAAYAKAALDVKSLSLSREGNKKIKTRIQKACRTRWLSTDRAIEGIYEDFEAVTTVLKYFKEDGDATATGLLKQIGNIKFVGMVYLLREVLPVRSHVSRIFQEGEIH